A part of Micromonospora chersina genomic DNA contains:
- a CDS encoding NADP-dependent oxidoreductase, translating into MKAIVAMDQAAEAAGITLAERPEPTPAINDVVVEVHASGFVPAEWEWPSTWVDRSGHDRAQAIIGHEFAGVVSSLGYGTTGLSLGQRVFGITDWHRDGTLAEYAAVEARNLAPLPGNVDFTVGASLPISGLTAWQGLFQHGRLQAGQSVLAHGAAGAVGSVVTQLAREFGAYVVGTGRAADRQAALDFGANEFLDLDHEDLDDIGGVDLVFDVIGGDVQRRSASIIRPGGTLVSVVGPVEARPVHGLAVDFVVESVPSQLMEIVDRVRDGRLRTHIGTVATLDGAIPALNPTERRKGKTVIRVRP; encoded by the coding sequence ATGAAGGCAATCGTCGCGATGGATCAGGCCGCGGAAGCAGCCGGGATCACACTCGCGGAGCGGCCTGAGCCGACGCCGGCGATCAACGACGTCGTCGTTGAAGTCCACGCGTCGGGCTTCGTCCCCGCGGAGTGGGAGTGGCCCTCGACATGGGTCGATCGTTCCGGTCACGATCGCGCCCAGGCGATCATCGGCCACGAGTTCGCCGGAGTGGTCTCCTCTCTCGGCTACGGCACGACGGGACTCTCGTTGGGACAGCGGGTGTTCGGGATCACGGACTGGCACCGCGATGGAACGCTGGCTGAGTACGCGGCCGTGGAGGCACGCAACCTTGCGCCGCTGCCGGGGAATGTCGACTTCACGGTGGGTGCGAGTCTGCCGATCTCCGGCCTGACCGCGTGGCAGGGCCTGTTCCAGCACGGTCGTCTTCAGGCGGGGCAGAGCGTCCTCGCACACGGCGCCGCCGGCGCCGTCGGATCAGTGGTGACGCAGCTCGCCCGGGAGTTCGGCGCCTACGTCGTCGGTACCGGTCGGGCGGCGGACCGCCAGGCGGCGCTCGACTTCGGCGCGAACGAGTTCCTCGACCTCGACCACGAGGATCTCGACGACATCGGCGGGGTCGACCTGGTCTTCGATGTCATCGGCGGTGATGTCCAAAGGCGCTCGGCGAGCATCATCCGGCCTGGTGGGACGCTGGTGTCGGTGGTCGGACCTGTTGAGGCTCGCCCTGTCCACGGCTTGGCGGTCGATTTCGTCGTCGAGTCCGTACCGAGTCAGCTGATGGAGATCGTCGACCGGGTGCGAGACGGGCGCCTTCGCACGCACATCGGAACAGTCGCGACTCTCGACGGCGCCATCCCCGCGCTCAACCCGACCGAGCGGCGCAAGGGCAAGACCGTCATTCGCGTACGCCCCTGA